The Arachis hypogaea cultivar Tifrunner chromosome 14, arahy.Tifrunner.gnm2.J5K5, whole genome shotgun sequence genome has a segment encoding these proteins:
- the LOC112741945 gene encoding fe(2+) transport protein 1, with product MGTNSEVTHLKLTISLVFIIIVLFTPKTVAECESESVDSCNNKEKALPLKIMAIFAILVTSMIGVSLSLVTRWIPALSPENELFMVVKCFAGGIILSTGFMHVLPDSFDMLRSDCLEEKPWHEFPFSGLVAMFSALFTLMVDSLATSFYSKKSSDAVIPGSHTGAVGGHEEQEMGVVVSVGHFHGHDNGHHHAAIEATKNEGGDTQLVRYRVVAMVLELGIIVHSVVIGLSMGASNNTCSIKGLIVALCFHQMFEGMGLGGCILQAQYKLLKRMVLVLLFSITTPFGIALGIGLSRIYKENSPSALITVGMLNASSAGLLIYMSLVDLLSTDFMSPRLQNNIKLQFKSYVAVFLGAAGMSVMAKWN from the exons ATGGGTACTAATTCAGAAGTAACGCATCTGAAGCTGACGATCTCTTTGGTCTTCATAATCATCGTTCTCTTCACACCCAAAACCGTAGCAGAGTGCGAATCCGAATCAGTAGACTCATGTAACAACAAAGAGAAAGCTCTCCCTCTAAAAATCATGGCTATATTTGCAATCTTGGTAACCAGCATGATCGGCGTATCTCTGTCCTTGGTGACGCGTTGGATCCCGGCGTTGAGCCCCGAAAACGAGCTCTTCATGGTGGTGAAATGCTTCGCCGGGGGGATCATTCTCAGCACGGGGTTCATGCACGTGCTGCCGGATTCATTCGACATGCTGCGGTCTGATTGTCTTGAGGAGAAGCCATGGCACGAGTTTCCTTTCTCAGGGCTCGTTGCCATGTTCTCTGCCTTATTCACGCTCATGGTGGATTCTTTGGCCACAAGCTTTTATAGTAAGAAGAGTAGTGATGCAGTTATTCCAGGTAGCCACACTGGTGCAGTTGGTGGTCATGAAGAACAAGAGATGGGTGTTGTTGTTAGTGTTGGCCATTTCCATGGTCATGATAATGGTCATCATCATGCAGCAATTGAGGCTACCAAGAATGAAGGTGGAGACACACAACTCGTGCGTTATCGTGTTGTTGCTATG GTACTAGAACTTGGAATTATTGTTCATTCAGTAGTGATAGGCCTGTCCATGGGTGCTTCAAATAACACATGCTCCATAAAAGGCCTTATAGTGGCCCTTTGCTTCCATCAAATGTTTGAAGGCATGGGTCTTGGCGGTTGCATTCTTCAGGCCCAATACAAGTTGTTAAAGAGGATGGTGTTAGTATTGTTGTTCTCAATTACAACTCCATTTGGAATCGCATTAGGAATTGGATTGTCCagaatctacaaagagaacagcCCAAGTGCCCTAATCACAGTTGGTATGCTTAATGCTTCATCAGCTGGGCTTTTAATCTACATGTCATTGGTTGATCTTCTCTCTACTGATTTTATGAGTCCAAGGTTACAGAACAACATTAAGCTCCAATTCAAGTCTTACGTTGCTGTCTTTTTGGGTGCTGCTGGCATGTCTGTCATGGCAAAATGGAATTAA